Part of the Anopheles coluzzii chromosome 3, AcolN3, whole genome shotgun sequence genome is shown below.
tctataaattttttttttatgaaaattttgaCGATTGCAGTAAAGTTTAATTTGGATTCAGTTACCGCCAGACCTCGGTATTCTTGTAGAAGATTATCCGCGATAATCAAGACTAGAGGAACATGGACCAATAAGCTTCTATGTCGGGGTAATAAGGTTCAATGAAAATGCTGTGGCTGTATTGTTTCAATGGCAAcaacatgattttgtttctgttaCCATATTCCAAAAAACGTGCAATCGTTCCGACTGGATTAAATAGTTGAACGCTATTTTTGTGATGGCTAAAGTTGGCAATCATCCGGCGTCCACTCCGATCCGACTACGAAAATTTCGGAACCTACTCCAGAAGGTAGGTTCGACTAGCATTATTCAGAcccgttcggaatcgtccagagCCATTCGGAATTACCTGGAGacgaagtcgtctggagtcggagttggAACGTGTTGGAGTCAACTATTCTGTTCTTAGAAACAAACGTCTGATTATCTAGTGCACGCACAAATCGAAACTACAGTTTTATTCCGATTTCGtttgactccgactccggatggctacgactccggacgattccgaacgggACTAGTGGTTCCGATTTTAGCAAAGTCGgtatcgaactaacaataaaCGGCTGCGCTCCAGATAGCACACCAATCAAAGATTAATCAATGAGTTTAATCCGACTGTACTCCGTTTTGATTGCGAAAATGGGAGTTTTcagattattaaaaaaatacgtAAAAGATAAATGGATGTATagatatacaggcggtccccgagatacacggttaatgggaaccgaaaacggccgcaaaataccgcgtatctcgaatttccgcgtaagtcgaatctcgcgATTTTCAGCTAAAATATTAGTaatgttcgtgtaattttgcaagtagggggaggttatagttactttatgaattagttgatatgattcttactgaatataactgttttaaaccttttgatatagtttttaacattcgatcaaaacggaaattatttagcaattttaaattgatgtgtcaaatcagtacaatttgctcaaagaattgtcaaatttagaaaaccgcgtatctccgaatccgcgtataagaggtaccgtgtatctcggggaccgcctgtataggTAGATCATTGCTACCATCTAATCATTCTCAAAATAGTCGCAAAAACTGTATTGCAAGATGTACAAAATAAAGTTATTGGTAGTGAAGTAATTAATTCCGTTTAATTTATTAACTGGATGAGAAAAATCATGTGCCTATGTAGCACATGAGGATAATAGACTAATACACAGAAGGGACTCgaaaaaaagacaataaaaaacataaatttctgttttttaaGTGTAGTTGCGCCTTCAAGGGTTAACAATAATAGCATGTGACAGTGGCTGTCAAAGTGTGTCCGAAAACAAGAGctcaaatgtaaacaaagcatTCGCAGAGCGGAAAGAAATCAACACTTTTGCGTAAAATTATTGCAAAATGAAGCCTGTGCTTCTATCTTTAGGTAAGTTAGGGCAACCACTCTTGAAAAGTGAGTGAAAACACTAGGGAAACACATAAAAACCGATCGATTTTTGTAGCTTTCCTGCTAGTCGTCAACAGTGCGGTAGCGTTCCGTTTCAAGGGCTTGGAGTTTTACATGCAGCTGTGGAACGGTGAATTTCTCGAGTCGAACTCCTTCGGTGGGGACAACGTTGCGAAAGTGGCCGAGAAAGCGGAGGCCGTCGTCGAAAAAAAAGCGCCCGTGGTCTTTGTCTATAAAAGCGGCCTGTACGATTACCTCACCTACTGGGACAAGGGGATGTGCTCGCTGGATCAAGGGAACGACCAGGACGATTCGGACGGTGGTCGCAAATCGCCGCTGCGCGTGAACTGTACGCCGCTGGAGGGCAACGGAACGCTGTACATCATCACCTCGCTGCAGGATATAGTGAAAGGGTTGTCACCGCACGCTGCCGCCACCAACGCGACCAACCGGAACGAGGTGAACAACTGCTTCCTGATGCTGTTCTACACCAAAACCTGCATCCACAGTGCGATGGTGGCGCCCCATTTTAACGCGCTCGCCCGCCACTTTCCCGACCTGATGGTGACCGCGATCGATGCGCACAATTTCCACTTTCTCAACGCGGAGTTCGGCATTGTCGGGCTGCCGACGATCATGCTGTTCCACCAGGGCCGACCGCTGGTGCGGTACAACGGGACGGAAATGACGCTACTGTCGCTGGCCAAGTTCGTGACGCGCCACACGGGCATCGAGCCGCGGCTGGTGAATCAGAAGAGCGGCACGGCGACGGTGCTGCACTACATATCGGACGATTTTAAGGGCCCGCTGTCGAACAAGGTGGAGCACCGGACGGACTACTGGCTGTATGTGGCGTGGGCATTCATTCTCGTCTGCCTGAGCTACTACTTCTCCAAGTCCACCCTATACGCGCAGATCGTGGAGATGATCAAACGAAACTGGCGAGAATCGGCGGCCCAGCACGGTTAGAAAGTGGtcggaatgggggggggggtgctttCAGTGGGATTAGTGAGTGATTGTTTTAGCTATTCAGCTGTGTATGCTAGTTTAATTCTAAATTTAATAAAGTAGAGATTTACCAATTCAAAAGTCGTTCGTTACTGGGTCATAACGGTTTAAGGCCAAAAGCTACATGAGAAACTCAAAAAGTGAAATAAGAAACTTCAGCAAAAAGAATCGATCGCGATCCTGCCAGGAGTCGAACCTGGAATCTTCTGATCCGTAGTCAGACGCGTTATCCATTGCGCCACAGGACCGTTGTGTCGGGAGAGAGATCTAAACGCCTTTTGTTGTCTACTCTGCAACAACACCTAAGCGACGGGCGTAATGACTGTCTCAGTGCCAAATGCAttctcgttttttgtttttttttttttttttttttttttttttttttttttttaatagaagcTTGTTTCACTTGCAATAACGTTTACCGTCAGTCAGTGTCCGACGTGGGTTAAAGTCGTCGTGGCAGTAGATTTTGTTATAAGTGTGAAACATATTTCCACATGTAAACTTTCAAAACTGAAGCAGCAAAtaagagcagcaaaaacctAAAAGTCATCGAAAAAAATGGCCGAGATCAGGTTTTCTCTGGGTGCCCACTGATCTCAGGGTATGTGTTCCATCCTTGTCAAGGGGAGTGCTAACCTGCTCTCCTTTCAAATGACACGATGCACCGAACAAAATCCACTGTATATATACAACTCGCGTTCAAATCATGTTCTAGCGATTGCTAACGCGGAACACTACAACAGTCGCCGCCGCGAACGAAATCGACCATCAATCGACAACGATCCGTGGGCGATCCCCGACCAAGCCACTTACGGAAGTTCTTGCACTGTGAAATCATTACCTCGCTTCCACTCTTTCCTCCCCTGTTAACACTGTCTCTTGCTCCTGCTGAGAAATCATTTAAGAAGTTTTTGCTGAACATTTTAGATGCGCTTCCAGCCGCATCTGGTAGACGGGTCATGGAAATGACGTTATGCTGTGCGATGAAACCCCTCTAAAGGTTTTTGAGGCAAGAATACGGAAGTTTTTGATGTTGTTTAGCTGTCATAAGCCAAATCGCTTCATCACTGACTTAAGCTAAGTCAGCCAGCCTTTAATCTTGCTCATATATCTACTTGTATGAATGGTTTGAAGTGAATTTTATACCGCAAAACGGTTGCACAATCTCGGAGGAAGAAATATTGCAcccaaaaattgatgctaGCAAGTTGCGCAAATCAGAAGGTTCCCTACCTTTGCCACATCATGTCtgaaaaagaggaaaacaaaaatggccattgtaacacacgcacacgcacaccttcCTCTGCTGCACGGCTGCTTCCACCGGCGAATACATTACCTGCCACCGTGTTGCTGTCCTGTGTAACTATTTCAATTCGATCGATAGGCACCACAGAATCGTTGAAATGCAGTAAGAAcagttgttttcttctaaaaCTTCCACAATATTTGTAAACAAACTAGATGCATCCTTCGTTGTGTTTCTATTGAATGAAATGTTTACAAAAAAGTCGTTTCGTTAAGTGGCGTACCGTGGCCAAGCGTTTCGTGCCGTGTTGAAGCGTTTCTCGCTGACAGCCGAAACGCTGTTCTGTCATCGCACGGTGGGACCGGATCATTGGATTAaagttatatttttaatttagtttcaagtttttgttgaatttaagGATGAAATGAAGCTGAAAGGAACTGTTTGTGCGTaagtaaattaataaaataaattgagaATACTTCAAATACAAATAATCTGCTGTAAATTGCAAGAATATTGGTATTTTTGAACAATTAgccgtttgtttattttgtaactgattttcaaaaaaagccaaaactGCATTATCAAAAGGAAACAAACTTGCTCATGCATATCCTGCTCAGAAAACATACTTTTCTTCAATATAGCATTCcattttatcacatttattagacaaaatgtcatcaaatTTTGGGCACTAGGCCTACCACTGTCCGCGGGTGACGTGTATTATTTTGCCGCAAAGAACTTTTCGGACACACAGCTACGTACGTTCTGTGGGTGGGATCGTAAATCGGCCGAAAACGGGTCGAAATTCGTGTGTGAATTGTCGTTCTAGTGTTTAACTGTGTGCAGGTAGGTGTGAGCGTTCGGAAAATCTTAAAGTTTCACAGTAAAAAGGGCATTTCCAGTCCTTTTGGATGGTTTGTTTATGACCACCCAGCCCCCCGTACGGCAGttgtgttttcgttttgcATTCGGCCAACTCATCAATTCCGTCACACCATCACAACACTGGCTGGGTGGATGGGAGCGTTGAGGGGGTGTCTTATTACAGCCCGTTGTAATGCTGTAATgtgatttaaatatttattttaaaggcCTTTGCATTTTAAGACACACGATCTGCCCTTACGATCCGATTCTAATCCCTTGGCACGATAGAGTTCATTGAACTTCCGGTGCTCCAGATTCGTAATGTCGCTTcctcgcgcgtgtgtgtgttattccATTAAATCATTGCCAACCATTCTCGCTCGTTCGCCTTCCCGTTGCAGTCAATTAATTAAGCGGAGATCACCATGAAGGTGAAGGAGCTGCAGAAGATGGTGAATGTGGCGTGGTCGCCGGCCCAGCAGGCCCCGATCATGCTGGCCGCCGGTACGGCCGCACAGCAGCTGGACGCATCGTTCAGCACGACGGCCGCCCTGGAGCTGTACTCGATCAATCTGGCCGATCCGAGCTACGATCTGGAGCTGAAGGGCAGCCAGCCGAGCACACACCGCTTCCACAAGCTGCTCTGGTCCCCGCTGGCGCCCGCTGGTGGCGGCGAGCCGGCGGCGACGACCGGCGCTAGCCCCAGCGGGCTGATCACCGGCGGCTGCGAGAGTGGCGTGCTGCAGGTGTACAACGTGGCCCAGCTGCTGGCGGGACAGAACGCGCTGGTCGCGCAGCAGGAAAAGCACCAGGGCGCGGTCCGCAGCCTCGACTACAACCCCTTCCAGCACAATCTGGTCGCGAGCGGTGCCTCGGAGTCGGAAATTTTCATCTGGGATCTCAACAACACGGCCGTACCGATGAGCCCGGGCGCCAAGGTGACGCCGCACGAGGACGTGCAGGGGCTGGCGTGGAACCGGCAGGTGCAGCACATACTCGCGTCCGTGTTTCCGTCGCGCTGCGTGATCTGGGATCTGCGCAAGAACGAGCCGATCATCAAGCTGAGCGACACGCAGTCGCGCATCCGCTGGCGGGTCGCCCAGTGGCACCCGGAGGTGGCGACGCAGCTGTGGCTCGCCAGCGAGGAGGACCAGTCGCCGACGGTGCAGCTGTGGGATCTGCGGTACGCGACCGCACCGGCCAAAACGTTCCAGATACACCATCGGGGCGTGCTCGGACTGACCTGGTGCCCGAAGGACCACGATCTGGTGGCATCGTGCGGGAAGGACAACCGCATCATCTGCTGGAACCAGAACACGGAGGACCCGAACGGCGAGATACTGTCCGAGCTGGCGACGACGAACCAGTGGAACTTCGATGTGGCCTGGTGTCCCCGCAATCCGGCCCTGCTGGCCGGCTCGAGCTTCGACGGGAACGTGACGATCTACTCGATACACGGCGGCGTGCACCAGCAGGTGCAGACGAGCAACAAGATTGCCGACTCGTTCCCGGGCATGGAGCACATTGGGCACGAGCCGAGCCAGTCGGTGCCGGTACAGTCGCACGGTCCGGTCGCGAACGATCTGAAGCGCCCGCCGCGCTGGATGAGGAGGCCGGCCGGTGCCTGCTTTGGGGTGAGTCGGGCGCCATcgttattttaaatgttaaacGCTTTTGGTGTAAAACGTCAATTTCGAATCGTTTCAGTTCGGTGGAAAACTAGTCACCTTCAATGGGGCGAGCCGCACGGTGACGATCAATCAGGTCATTACCGATCCGGAGCTGGTGGAACGGTCCAACCAGCTCGAGCGGGTGCTAAGCGAGGGCAACTTTGCCGACTACTGCCGGCAGAAGGCGGACCAAACGAACGATCAGCATTCCCGGTTCATGTGGTACTTCCTGAAGGCAAACTTTGAGGATGATCCGCACGCGGAAATGCTTAATCTGCTTGGTAGGTGCAAACAAAGGGGGAACCCAGTCATCGGTTTGAACTGTCATTCTAATGGTGTGcgtttttcattccattttagGCTACCAGGCAGACGATACGGCCAATAAGTTTAAAAAGTACGTTGTCGATGGACCGAAGGGAGACGAATCGAACCCGGTCGATGGGCTGACCGATCAGATGGCCGGTCTTAGTCGGGTAAGGATCGCCGTTTTTTGTCCACGTTTTTTCGTTTAATggtttccttgtttttttttcgattagttttaaaatattcttgCACACTTTGCTGGTTTTGTTCTTCGTTTTACACTGTCTAATAGCTCTTTTCATACTTTTGTTCGAAAAACTCGTTACGTTTTCCacgttttttttcgattgcgCTTGTAATATATGCAGCgctttttgcgtttgtttgtttcttaaCTATGGCTTTCTATTGCTCACACGGAAATTAACACATACCGTCACtatttgtcgttttttttctcttaaaCTGCGACGCGCAATCGTTTTCGCtgctataaaacaaaaatgtccgtttgtgtgtgtgcgtgcgtgttgtatgtatgtgtgggtgtagAATTATTCAACCGAAACGGAAACCAGTACGGACGATAGTACTGATCTATCGGTAAGCTACAGTTTGCTCCattttgtgctgttgtttttgatCACTGGTAGTTTGTTTACTTTCGGTAAATTATTCTTTGAAGGCAGTGTTTTTGAATGATAGAAACCATTACTTTCATAATGTTTTGTATGTACATTTTACAAAttagtatttttattaatttgccTATTTTTTCATGTAATTTGTAAGAAGTCAAGGCAAGTCAGCTCTATTATTGGTATCACccatgttttttattttaattttaaatgtattACTACCTTAAATACTACATTGCTGTATTGTGTTTGCACCTTTATTTGATAATTGATTGAAGCGTTTATTACGTTTTAAGCTacacatttaaaatattttaacgaCATATATTTTAAGTCAGATACTGCTCATTAGTATTCATTAGCTTGCAGCTGCtgaataatacaaaaaacaatgttGTAGTACGTGTAATTTATAGACATTTGATTTGAACAACATTATTAAAGAATGATTTAAAacaggggtttccaaactacggcccttgggccgcatgcggccctcaagagcttataatgcggcccacgatgactttgccagagttaatataaatattacgattatatgactttttcaaaaagaattgtttttttttttacttttcttagacaaaaatcaagctttggTTACTCGAAGCTGTACAAGTaacgttagtattttgttatcaaaacgagatttaaacgttcaatCATCatttaaaggtagcgtcaaatggccctcaacatagttatttttgaaccaatgcggcccgcgagcagaaaagtttggaggcccttgatttaaaatatcactttttcaaatttttcaaaTGTGCTACACAGAGATTTTCACTATATCTGAAGATGTTAGCACATTTGCCTGTTAAGTGTATTATTGCTTCACGTGGAACTTGTTTTTGTTATCACATTTTATCAGGCGCCTTTAGAACAAATCTCCAAATAGTTAATCAATGTCCTGATACATAATTTAGACTCTTTTAGAGTATAATTCAACttacaatattttatttcccggttgcaatttgcaattggGCAATTTTTGTAAATGCATGGATCAAAGTTGTTTGATTCTTCTTGTTCTAATTTTTACAATGTAGCTTCAAAAATGACTAATACAAACACATTCTCCATATTTCCCTTTCAAAAAGCAGATGACGGATAATAACGCTGTGTTCGACGCGATTGCCGCCGGCAACCAGGCAACGGATGGGCAGAACgcctccaccaccagcaaacaGAACGGcaccggtggtggtgaaatTCCGTACAAAATCCGTACCGGGCAGGATAAGGAGGGTTTGATTTGTGAGGCACTGCTCACCGGCAACCTGGAGGCAGCGATCGAGCTGTGCATGCAGACGGGCAAGACGAGCGAAGCGTTAATCCTCGCCATGAACAGTGAGTGACGCGGGGTCGTTTGGGGTGTTTTCCATGAAGCAGCATATTAATCCGTGCGGTGTCTCATCCGTTGTAGGTGGTTCGGATTTGCTCGCCAAGGTACAGTACCGCTACCTGCGGGACAACGAAAACTATCTGTCCAACCTGATCTCCGCGCTGGTGCTGTGCGATTGGACCGGTGTCGTGACGCAGTGCACGATCGACTCGTGGAAGGAGGCGCTGGTGGCCGCCATCACGCACTGCAAGCACCAGCTGCCGCTGCTCTGCGAACGGTTGGGCGAGCGGCTGCAGGGGGAAGCGGTCAGCAATGCCGATCTGGCCCGGAATGCCATTCTGTGCTACATTTGTGCCGGCAGCACTGAGCGGCTGGTCGAAGCGTGGCAGCTGTCGAAGGGCGGTCAGCCGAGCAGCGATCCGGCGAACGGTGAGGATGAGCTGGAtaagaacaacaacagcaaccggGACCTGCAGGAGCTGGTGGAGGTGTCGATGCTGCTGCAAAAGGCGCTGGAGAAGCAGGGCCGCTCGGCACCGGCTGTCGGCAAGCTGGCCGATCTGTTGTCGCAGTACGCAAGGTTGCTGGCGGCGCAGGGTTCGCTACCATCCGCGCTAACGTATCTGGGCAATTCGACCGACCCGGAGATGGAAGAGCTTCGCGAGCGTCTTTATTACGCCCTCGGACACAAAACTTACACGCCGGCTGCACCGACAAGACCACAGTACgcctcccagcagcagcagcagcagcaacagccaccTTTCAATCCAATGTTCCCCACGATCGGCCAAGCGGCCAAGATGAAGGCGTACGGTCAATCGATGCCGCCGGCACCGATGCCAACGCTCAATCCGGTGTCCACGATGCCCCAGCAGCCGAGCTGGTCCAcctcacccttccagcagccgCCTATGGGTATGCCCCCGGCAGCGGCCCCCGTTGCACCGCCACCGCTAGCCACGAAACCGCCCGTTGggccaccgccaccggccACCGGGAACGATCTTTCGCAACCTCCGCGACCCTCCAGCGTTAGCTCGCAGTCGGGCGGCGGCACTCTAAGCCGCGCCAAGTACGTGCTCGATCCGTCGGTCACGTCCGGTCCGAACTATGGCCAAACGAACGCAAACTTCTACAACCCGATGGCTTACCAGCCCCAGCAGCCCGCCAGCAATGCACCGGCGCAGCCACCGAGCTTCTACAATCCGGCCCAGCCGGCGCAGAACAACAACTTTAAACCGTTCACACCGGCACCGCTAGTGCAGGCGTCACCATATCTTCCCGGTGTGTCTCCGCTGGACgttacgcagcagcagcaacaggtaCAACAGCCTGGCATGGGATATCCACCACCGCCGTCGCAAGCTGCCGGCCCTCCAATGGGCAACGTGCAGAGGAATCCGACGCCACCACCTGGCTGGAACGATCCGCCAGCGCTGAAGAGCTCTAGCAGACCTCAGGTGAGTCGTGGCGTGGAAGAAGGATTCGTTGTTGGTCGTTTATTTAAACATAGGAATCCATCAGGATGTGTAGGAGGCCCACTTATGTATCGTTTTGTGGTAATATTTAGGCTAGGAATTATTTATGTTCATCCCTTCCTAACCTCTTTTCCCTATTTGCATTTGGTCTAGGATCTGTTTACACTcaattttctattatttaCATCTATTGTATTATAatctttcgtttctttcctcttTTCTATTAACAATCCCTTACTATCCCTTATTCTTTTCCACACCGTTGCTTTaactgtttttatttgctcctCTTTTGTCAATTACGTCCTCACTCCTCGTGCTTTTTGCTACATTTCTGTCtcttttcttattttattcacttctctccttttctatctgtgtgtttgtatgtatatgCTCGTCTGTCTTTCTCGTGCGTttcggttgctgctgtttcgcAGTATTGCGAGCAGTACGAAATGTCCGCCGTCCATGCCGGCACCAGACGATGGCGCCGCATTATCGAATCGCACACGAACGATCATTCGAACCGTTCCTCGCCGCAGGTTAGCGAACTGTTTCTGAactttgttgtgtgtgcgcgtgtttcgttttgtttctgtgttaCGTTTCTTTATTCCgggttttcttcttcttctcttttgaTTGTCAAGTTTCTTGTTTGCTTACACATTTTACTTCTTTCATTACATGAACTACTTAAACTTTAACGtcagttttaaaattgtttcatgtttattttGAAGTTTTTATGCGTTTTCTCAAATTTCGTGAACTATTCTCAATTTACATTGTTTATACTTCATAATTGTTTAGTTATTAACTCCTTAGCTTAACTAAAATGTTTGTTCCAATCTCAAAAATAAtcttatttcaaatatttgcttttttatatttcactTAGTAAGGTTTTTCGATATATCTTTATCATCATCTCCTCCATCTCTTTTCTATTTTAATTGTATTTGCTTTTAGAACACATCtatgatattttgttttaatcttttctcaataattgtttttacattttggacttttgttacttttaatgtttgtttaattattttaatgttttgtaaCAAACCACCTTCTTAACAGAATCTCTTAGGAAACTATGCCACAAATCTGGACTTTACTGTATATGTTTCCTATCTCTTTCGCTAACGCTCTTTTGGCCTGCGTGTTGGCTTACCTCTCGTGCACTACTACTCTTTTGGACTGCTTTCCCTCCCTTTAATATCGCTTTCAATGATGTCTTTATCAACCCGCTCAATCTCTCTCCAATAGCTCTTAGGCAGCAGTTTGAGCTTTAGTTTGGCTTGCCGTTCGATAGGAACAGTTCGTTACGACTTTTTGCCTCTGCCCCGCCGAGGATGGTTTGGACAGCTTATGCTAATGCTTTTTCTCCCACGTCTTTTCCCCCCatatcgtttttgttttttttttttcaaaacgcCGTTCCAATAGCCCAAGGCGGAACCGAGCATTATGGCACCGATCACGTCACCACTGCCGGGCGGTTTGGCCCCATCGAACGGTTACCCCGATCCGAACAGTAACTACATGCAGGGCAACACCGGTCAGCAGTACATGGCAGCACCACAGCAGCCCACCGCCACCATGTACAACCCGGCGATGGGGATGGGTGGCCAACAGCCGCCGGTAGCACCGCCCCAGTCGACGATCAACTATCAAAACTTCCAGCCAACGCTAGCACCATCCACGTACCAGCAGCCGACGGTGGCCGGCACGGGCCAGACGGGTGTCGGTGGCGGCGTGTATTATCCGGGCGCACAGCCGATGGATGGTGGtgcgatgcagcagcagcaacagcaaccggTTGCAGCACCGGCCGCACCGGAACCACCGAAGCAAAAGCCACCGCTACCGGAGCAGTACGTGTTCATGCAGACAGTATTCGAGGAGCTGAAGAAGCAGTGCGTCGCATCAGCAGGCAATCCGGTACGGTGGAGCGAGGTGTTTGTTATCGATAGGCAAATACAGTATGATAATGAAATTTTcctgttttctatttttttttctagcaaacgaaacggaagCTGGAAGATGTCTCGAAACGGCTCGAAATGTTGTACGATTTGCTGCGAGAGAATCGGGTAAGCAATAGCGCTAGTGCCATGCTCCCTCATGTACACCATTGACACTTTCTCCCCTCCTTTTTTGCTCAGCTCTCGCAAAACACTCTCAACTCGCTGAACCAGCTGGTTGCCCTGGTACAGGCCGGCGACTACGCCAACGGTATCGGGCTCCACACGCAGATGGTGtccgggccggactttgcccaGATCGCCAGCTTCATGCCCGGCATTAAGGTGCTGCTCCAGTCGGCGATGCAGCTGCAGGTCTACCTCCGATAAGGCCGTTCAGTTTAGAAATGCATTTTCTCTCAATGCGCGCGCCCGCCGCAttgcaatacagggttttccgggAGTTCTCAAAGCTGTGGGACACcttattgactctttcctattaTTTCCTAtttggaagtgaactttaaATGTTGCAAATTGGAAACTATGGCATCCTTGTagaacaaatccaataggaaatTTCAAGGAAGCTGTCCTATAAGTGTGCCATAGAATCCAATTCCCTACGTATGGAGTCAATTTCCAAGAATTTCTAAGAATCAAGGAAGTGTCGCACAACTATAGGAATcgctggaaaaccctgtaattgtTGGTGTATTTAATTGTTCGATGAAAAAAAGCGTGCGCCATTATCCATTATCGATTCTCGCGATCATGATCGCGATGCATCAGATTGATCTATAGTAATGTTTATTTCTGTTTGCGAATGGAGAGGGCATTAGTTTATTACTAcaa
Proteins encoded:
- the LOC120956362 gene encoding protein transport protein Sec31A isoform X1, which produces MKVKELQKMVNVAWSPAQQAPIMLAAGTAAQQLDASFSTTAALELYSINLADPSYDLELKGSQPSTHRFHKLLWSPLAPAGGGEPAATTGASPSGLITGGCESGVLQVYNVAQLLAGQNALVAQQEKHQGAVRSLDYNPFQHNLVASGASESEIFIWDLNNTAVPMSPGAKVTPHEDVQGLAWNRQVQHILASVFPSRCVIWDLRKNEPIIKLSDTQSRIRWRVAQWHPEVATQLWLASEEDQSPTVQLWDLRYATAPAKTFQIHHRGVLGLTWCPKDHDLVASCGKDNRIICWNQNTEDPNGEILSELATTNQWNFDVAWCPRNPALLAGSSFDGNVTIYSIHGGVHQQVQTSNKIADSFPGMEHIGHEPSQSVPVQSHGPVANDLKRPPRWMRRPAGACFGFGGKLVTFNGASRTVTINQVITDPELVERSNQLERVLSEGNFADYCRQKADQTNDQHSRFMWYFLKANFEDDPHAEMLNLLGYQADDTANKFKKYVVDGPKGDESNPVDGLTDQMAGLSRNYSTETETSTDDSTDLSMTDNNAVFDAIAAGNQATDGQNASTTSKQNGTGGGEIPYKIRTGQDKEGLICEALLTGNLEAAIELCMQTGKTSEALILAMNSGSDLLAKVQYRYLRDNENYLSNLISALVLCDWTGVVTQCTIDSWKEALVAAITHCKHQLPLLCERLGERLQGEAVSNADLARNAILCYICAGSTERLVEAWQLSKGGQPSSDPANGEDELDKNNNSNRDLQELVEVSMLLQKALEKQGRSAPAVGKLADLLSQYARLLAAQGSLPSALTYLGNSTDPEMEELRERLYYALGHKTYTPAAPTRPQYASQQQQQQQQPPFNPMFPTIGQAAKMKAYGQSMPPAPMPTLNPVSTMPQQPSWSTSPFQQPPMGMPPAAAPVAPPPLATKPPVGPPPPATGNDLSQPPRPSSVSSQSGGGTLSRAKYVLDPSVTSGPNYGQTNANFYNPMAYQPQQPASNAPAQPPSFYNPAQPAQNNNFKPFTPAPLVQASPYLPGVSPLDVTQQQQQVQQPGMGYPPPPSQAAGPPMGNVQRNPTPPPGWNDPPALKSSSRPQYCEQYEMSAVHAGTRRWRRIIESHTNDHSNRSSPQPKAEPSIMAPITSPLPGGLAPSNGYPDPNSNYMQGNTGQQYMAAPQQPTATMYNPAMGMGGQQPPVAPPQSTINYQNFQPTLAPSTYQQPTVAGTGQTGVGGGVYYPGAQPMDGGAMQQQQQQPVAAPAAPEPPKQKPPLPEQYVFMQTVFEELKKQCVASAGNPQTKRKLEDVSKRLEMLYDLLRENRLSQNTLNSLNQLVALVQAGDYANGIGLHTQMVSGPDFAQIASFMPGIKVLLQSAMQLQVYLR
- the LOC120956362 gene encoding protein transport protein Sec31A isoform X2 → MKVKELQKMVNVAWSPAQQAPIMLAAGTAAQQLDASFSTTAALELYSINLADPSYDLELKGSQPSTHRFHKLLWSPLAPAGGGEPAATTGASPSGLITGGCESGVLQVYNVAQLLAGQNALVAQQEKHQGAVRSLDYNPFQHNLVASGASESEIFIWDLNNTAVPMSPGAKVTPHEDVQGLAWNRQVQHILASVFPSRCVIWDLRKNEPIIKLSDTQSRIRWRVAQWHPEVATQLWLASEEDQSPTVQLWDLRYATAPAKTFQIHHRGVLGLTWCPKDHDLVASCGKDNRIICWNQNTEDPNGEILSELATTNQWNFDVAWCPRNPALLAGSSFDGNVTIYSIHGGVHQQVQTSNKIADSFPGMEHIGHEPSQSVPVQSHGPVANDLKRPPRWMRRPAGACFGFGGKLVTFNGASRTVTINQVITDPELVERSNQLERVLSEGNFADYCRQKADQTNDQHSRFMWYFLKANFEDDPHAEMLNLLGYQADDTANKFKKYVVDGPKGDESNPVDGLTDQMAGLSRMTDNNAVFDAIAAGNQATDGQNASTTSKQNGTGGGEIPYKIRTGQDKEGLICEALLTGNLEAAIELCMQTGKTSEALILAMNSGSDLLAKVQYRYLRDNENYLSNLISALVLCDWTGVVTQCTIDSWKEALVAAITHCKHQLPLLCERLGERLQGEAVSNADLARNAILCYICAGSTERLVEAWQLSKGGQPSSDPANGEDELDKNNNSNRDLQELVEVSMLLQKALEKQGRSAPAVGKLADLLSQYARLLAAQGSLPSALTYLGNSTDPEMEELRERLYYALGHKTYTPAAPTRPQYASQQQQQQQQPPFNPMFPTIGQAAKMKAYGQSMPPAPMPTLNPVSTMPQQPSWSTSPFQQPPMGMPPAAAPVAPPPLATKPPVGPPPPATGNDLSQPPRPSSVSSQSGGGTLSRAKYVLDPSVTSGPNYGQTNANFYNPMAYQPQQPASNAPAQPPSFYNPAQPAQNNNFKPFTPAPLVQASPYLPGVSPLDVTQQQQQVQQPGMGYPPPPSQAAGPPMGNVQRNPTPPPGWNDPPALKSSSRPQYCEQYEMSAVHAGTRRWRRIIESHTNDHSNRSSPQPKAEPSIMAPITSPLPGGLAPSNGYPDPNSNYMQGNTGQQYMAAPQQPTATMYNPAMGMGGQQPPVAPPQSTINYQNFQPTLAPSTYQQPTVAGTGQTGVGGGVYYPGAQPMDGGAMQQQQQQPVAAPAAPEPPKQKPPLPEQYVFMQTVFEELKKQCVASAGNPQTKRKLEDVSKRLEMLYDLLRENRLSQNTLNSLNQLVALVQAGDYANGIGLHTQMVSGPDFAQIASFMPGIKVLLQSAMQLQVYLR